In the genome of Raphanus sativus cultivar WK10039 chromosome 4, ASM80110v3, whole genome shotgun sequence, one region contains:
- the LOC108841148 gene encoding 14 kDa proline-rich protein DC2.15, protein MGSRTTSSLAIFLILNILFFTTISACGNCGCPSPKPKPNPKPKPTPNPSPATAKCPRDALKLGVCANVLNGLLNITLGQPPVEPCCTLIKGLADLEAAACLCTALKANVLGNNLNIPISLSLLLNVCSKKVPPGFQC, encoded by the coding sequence ATGGGTTCAAGAACCACAAGCTCTTTAGCCATTTTCTTGATTCTCAACATCCTCTTCTTCACAACAATCTCCGCCTGCGGTAACTGCGGTTGCCCTTCTCCCAAGCCAAAAcctaaccctaaacccaaaccaaccCCAAACCCTAGCCCTGCCACAGCCAAATGCCCTAGAGATGCCCTTAAGCTTGGAGTCTGCGCCAACGTGCTCAACGGTCTACTCAACATTACCCTTGGCCAACCACCGGTCGAGCCATGTTGCACGCTTATAAAAGGACTCGCTGATCTTGAGGCTGCTGCTTGTCTCTGCACCGCGCTCAAGGCTAATGTCCTCGGGAACAACTTGAACATCCCGATCTCTCTCAGTCTGCTTCTCAATGTTTGTAGCAAAAAGGTTCCCCCTGGCTTCCAATGCTGA